From a single Endozoicomonas euniceicola genomic region:
- a CDS encoding WD40 repeat domain-containing protein, with protein MSMPMMMGAFLLLGAITTGSQANPASQTTPLSTETSPSTGFSLEEKGKFNFSNNINQKTPSPTQISSSAGSILEKKGQINFSSDIDLPPYSHVRAMTFSPDGRYINTGIRFTTKESDKVVRDGGKLHDIQYGGEYITYDISQLNQPVEVEKTAVFNYDNSFTPDGRHLVRVDVNGQIVIENVEDMKHPAYVMSLPWQDATDNKIRQASCVEVSNSGTFMVAGGRDGLIKIYNITDPKNPIEQSTIETGLTLTDVAISPDEKWVAFTGNGFSLMVYDLADLSNPKLLTTEKMPGNKPGHRSISVAIAPDSKWLAVAGYALHHSLLLYDMEHPEKPVLIPVPEEVKRPVSFVDISRDGKLMAMGTLGEGAGVTIYNVADPKKAKEVYFIAAKTESYGGAFSPVKDQLALDLGDQEIRLFTYSHSPASPAVARPRPRPNYIKPYPQNPTESPSYIENLTIIIIIPAVGFGLVITTIGFLLHGDYEKKRQLRKIAPI; from the coding sequence ATGAGCATGCCTATGATGATGGGAGCATTTTTGTTGCTTGGAGCCATAACAACTGGCTCTCAGGCAAACCCAGCCTCTCAAACAACTCCGCTCTCTACAGAGACATCCCCTTCAACTGGCTTCAGCCTGGAGGAAAAAGGCAAATTTAATTTTAGTAATAACATCAACCAAAAAACTCCCTCCCCCACACAGATATCCTCCTCAGCCGGCTCCATTCTGGAGAAAAAAGGCCAAATTAACTTTAGCAGTGACATCGACCTGCCCCCTTACAGCCACGTTAGAGCGATGACATTTTCCCCGGATGGCCGGTATATCAACACCGGGATTCGGTTTACAACAAAAGAAAGCGACAAAGTGGTAAGAGATGGAGGGAAACTGCACGACATTCAGTACGGTGGCGAGTACATCACCTACGATATCAGCCAGCTCAACCAGCCTGTCGAAGTTGAGAAAACAGCCGTCTTTAATTACGACAACAGCTTCACACCCGATGGGCGGCACCTGGTAAGAGTTGACGTCAATGGTCAGATTGTTATTGAAAACGTAGAAGACATGAAACACCCGGCTTATGTCATGTCACTGCCATGGCAAGATGCTACAGATAATAAAATTCGACAGGCCAGCTGCGTTGAAGTTAGTAACAGCGGAACCTTCATGGTCGCAGGAGGAAGGGACGGATTAATCAAGATTTATAATATCACCGACCCAAAAAACCCAATAGAACAGTCAACTATAGAAACAGGCCTCACACTAACCGATGTCGCCATCAGCCCTGATGAGAAGTGGGTGGCTTTTACCGGCAATGGTTTCAGCCTTATGGTCTATGACCTGGCTGACCTGAGCAACCCTAAACTTCTGACTACTGAAAAGATGCCGGGGAATAAACCTGGTCACAGGTCTATTAGTGTGGCTATCGCCCCTGACTCAAAATGGCTTGCCGTGGCGGGTTATGCATTGCATCATTCGCTCCTCCTTTATGATATGGAGCACCCGGAAAAGCCAGTTCTGATACCCGTTCCAGAAGAAGTTAAAAGACCAGTGTCCTTTGTTGACATTAGTCGTGACGGAAAGTTGATGGCTATGGGAACCCTTGGTGAAGGCGCTGGAGTCACTATTTATAATGTCGCTGACCCGAAAAAAGCAAAGGAAGTTTATTTTATAGCTGCAAAAACAGAATCTTACGGCGGTGCATTCAGCCCTGTGAAAGATCAGCTGGCTCTTGATTTGGGTGATCAGGAGATCCGGTTATTTACCTACAGTCATAGCCCCGCGAGTCCTGCCGTAGCGAGGCCGAGGCCGAGGCCGAATTACATTAAGCCTTATCCTCAAAATCCAACTGAATCCCCTTCATATATAGAAAATCTTACAATTATAATAATTATACCGGCTGTTGGCTTTGGTCTCGTAATTACTACAATTGGCTTTCTACTCCATGGTGACTACGAGAAAAAACGTCAACTCAGGAAAATTGCTCCTATCTGA
- the scpB gene encoding SMC-Scp complex subunit ScpB — protein MEIEQLQRILEGALLASNKPLTLEQMMALFSKENISEEEAPDANMFREALVALSESCEGRGFELKQVASGYRFQVRQELASWVGRLWEEKPQRYTRAMLETLALIAYRQPITRGEIEEIRGVSVSSNIIRTLQEREWIRVVGHRDVPGRPAMFATTRQFLDYFNLQNLTELPPLSEIRDLEEMAKQLNEAPEQGSLDVETAETTETTDADEVHEVIEVKEQSAAALFAELDEMEADLPDNFDDLIKKQKVEALELDEELDEELDESTDKSTSTSTNESPEDSL, from the coding sequence ATGGAAATTGAACAACTGCAACGCATTCTGGAAGGCGCCCTGCTGGCCAGCAACAAGCCCCTCACACTGGAGCAGATGATGGCACTCTTTTCGAAAGAAAACATATCGGAAGAGGAAGCCCCCGACGCCAATATGTTTCGCGAAGCTCTGGTCGCTCTGTCCGAGAGCTGTGAAGGGCGCGGGTTTGAACTGAAGCAGGTGGCTTCCGGCTACCGTTTTCAGGTGCGTCAGGAACTGGCTTCCTGGGTGGGACGTTTATGGGAAGAAAAACCCCAGCGTTACACCCGGGCCATGCTGGAAACACTGGCTCTGATTGCCTACCGCCAACCCATTACCCGGGGTGAGATTGAAGAGATTCGCGGGGTCAGCGTCAGCAGTAACATTATCCGAACCCTGCAGGAGCGGGAATGGATTCGGGTGGTTGGTCATCGCGATGTGCCGGGACGTCCCGCCATGTTTGCCACCACCCGGCAGTTTCTGGACTACTTCAACCTGCAAAACCTTACGGAACTGCCACCACTGTCCGAAATCCGGGATCTTGAGGAGATGGCAAAGCAGTTGAATGAAGCTCCGGAACAAGGTTCTCTGGATGTCGAAACCGCTGAGACAACCGAGACAACGGATGCCGATGAAGTGCATGAGGTCATTGAAGTGAAAGAACAGTCTGCCGCAGCCCTGTTTGCCGAACTGGATGAAATGGAAGCCGACCTGCCGGATAATTTTGATGACCTGATCAAAAAGCAGAAAGTTGAAGCCCTGGAGCTGGACGAAGAGCTGGACGAAGAGCTGGACGAATCCACCGACAAATCCACCAGCACATCCACCAACGAAAGCCCGGAAGATTCTCTATAG
- a CDS encoding YopT-type cysteine protease domain-containing protein, with product MKMQDLVKQFKGIPVWEFSQSSLRKQYWRQGARGLCNSLSISWINYHAHNDSLANHLKQSNIDSQDDLVVQHMIFLQNTLQEKKPRASSMKWLEMHGMVLLNRGYGATASPDSEYRIITTLAKDYNCYALISFGLRDYVRKTSLLHAVAAWLGGPDYVKGDVCFFEPNYGEFWFESKQDFFSFFPVYYQLHRATYGQSGALLRDRVRMEYSNVLTCALSSAAL from the coding sequence ATGAAAATGCAGGATCTGGTCAAACAGTTTAAGGGCATTCCTGTTTGGGAATTCAGTCAAAGTAGTTTACGAAAGCAATACTGGAGACAAGGGGCTCGCGGTCTATGCAATAGCCTGAGTATCAGCTGGATCAACTATCATGCCCATAACGACAGTCTGGCCAATCATCTAAAGCAATCCAATATTGACAGTCAGGATGATCTTGTAGTGCAGCATATGATTTTTTTGCAAAACACTCTACAAGAAAAGAAACCCCGTGCCAGTTCAATGAAATGGTTAGAAATGCATGGCATGGTACTTCTGAACAGAGGTTACGGTGCTACTGCCAGCCCGGATAGTGAATACCGTATTATCACTACTCTTGCAAAGGATTATAACTGCTACGCCCTGATTTCTTTTGGTCTGAGAGATTACGTCCGGAAGACGTCTCTACTCCATGCTGTTGCCGCCTGGCTTGGAGGCCCCGATTATGTCAAGGGAGATGTCTGTTTTTTTGAACCGAATTACGGAGAGTTCTGGTTCGAGAGTAAACAGGACTTTTTCTCTTTTTTCCCTGTGTATTACCAGTTGCATCGCGCAACGTATGGTCAGAGTGGAGCCTTGCTCAGAGATCGGGTAAGGATGGAATACTCCAACGTTTTGACTTGTGCGCTATCGAGCGCGGCATTGTAG
- a CDS encoding tryptophan--tRNA ligase produces MRPTGRLHLGHYHGVLKNWLTLQHEYECFFFVADWHALTTHYENPALIEENVWEMVIDWLAAGVNPGSATLFIQSRVPEHAELNLLLSMITPLSWLERVPSYKDQQEKLRERDLSTHGFLGYPLLQSADILLYRAGLVPIGADQEAHIEITREIARRFNHLYGREPGFEDNAEAAIRKMGKKTGTLYRKLRRAYLEKGDDEALETARALLKEQSNITLGDQERLFGYLEGTGKVILPEPQALLAPQPKMPGLDGQKMSSSFGNTITLREDPDDIASKIRKMPTDPARQRRNDPGEPERCPVWQLHKVYSDDARQEWVQEGCRNAGIGCLDCKKPVIEACQAELEPIRMEAMELERNRDVVKNIIAEGCEQARDEAQDTLRDVREAIGLDYR; encoded by the coding sequence ATGCGACCCACCGGCAGACTGCATCTGGGCCACTACCACGGTGTATTGAAAAACTGGCTAACCCTCCAGCATGAATATGAATGCTTCTTTTTTGTAGCCGACTGGCATGCTCTGACCACCCATTACGAGAATCCGGCTCTGATTGAAGAAAATGTCTGGGAAATGGTAATCGACTGGCTGGCAGCGGGTGTCAATCCGGGATCGGCGACTCTGTTTATTCAGTCCAGGGTACCAGAACATGCAGAGCTGAACCTGTTGCTGTCGATGATTACCCCTCTGTCCTGGCTGGAGCGAGTCCCCAGTTATAAGGACCAGCAGGAAAAACTGCGCGAGCGGGATCTCTCCACTCACGGCTTTCTCGGCTACCCTCTGCTGCAAAGCGCGGATATCCTGCTCTACCGAGCCGGATTGGTGCCGATAGGCGCGGATCAGGAAGCTCATATTGAAATCACCCGTGAAATCGCCCGGCGGTTCAACCATCTCTACGGCCGGGAACCCGGTTTTGAAGATAACGCTGAAGCCGCCATTCGCAAAATGGGCAAGAAAACCGGCACACTGTACCGCAAACTGCGCCGGGCCTATCTGGAAAAAGGCGATGACGAAGCTCTTGAAACCGCCAGAGCCCTGCTGAAAGAACAGTCCAACATCACCCTGGGCGATCAGGAGCGACTGTTTGGTTATCTGGAAGGCACCGGCAAGGTGATCCTGCCGGAACCTCAGGCGCTGCTGGCACCACAGCCAAAAATGCCGGGACTGGACGGGCAGAAAATGTCCAGCTCCTTCGGCAACACCATCACCCTGCGTGAAGACCCGGATGATATTGCCAGTAAAATCCGTAAGATGCCCACCGATCCGGCACGTCAGCGCCGCAACGATCCGGGCGAACCGGAAAGATGTCCGGTGTGGCAACTGCACAAGGTCTACTCTGACGACGCCCGACAGGAGTGGGTTCAGGAAGGTTGCCGCAATGCCGGCATCGGCTGTCTCGACTGCAAAAAACCGGTGATCGAAGCCTGCCAGGCAGAGCTGGAACCGATTCGTATGGAAGCCATGGAACTTGAACGCAATCGGGATGTCGTAAAAAACATCATTGCCGAAGGTTGCGAGCAGGCCAGAGACGAAGCACAGGATACCCTGCGTGACGTGCGCGAAGCCATTGGCCTGGATTATCGCTGA
- a CDS encoding L-threonylcarbamoyladenylate synthase, with the protein MSQFFQIHPDNPQPRLVRQAVEIMRNGGVIAYPTDSAYALGCLIGEKKAVDRIRSIRHLHDKHNFTLVCRDLSELAIYAQVNNSQYRLLKSATPGPYTFILKGSREVPRRLMHPKRRTIGIRVPECAIVNALLTELDAPIMSTTLHLPADDQPMTDAYDIRQLLESQLDLVIDGGYRDGIPTTVVSLLEDTPEILREGKGDSTLFSA; encoded by the coding sequence ATGAGTCAATTTTTTCAGATTCACCCTGACAACCCGCAACCGAGGCTGGTTCGTCAGGCGGTTGAGATCATGCGTAACGGCGGTGTGATCGCATACCCCACCGATTCGGCTTATGCCCTGGGCTGCCTGATTGGCGAAAAGAAAGCCGTTGACCGGATTCGCAGCATTCGCCACCTGCATGACAAGCATAACTTCACACTGGTCTGTCGCGACCTCTCGGAGCTGGCTATTTATGCCCAGGTCAACAACAGTCAGTACCGATTACTGAAAAGTGCCACGCCGGGGCCTTATACGTTTATCCTGAAAGGCTCCAGGGAAGTTCCCCGACGGCTGATGCACCCCAAACGACGAACCATTGGTATCAGGGTGCCAGAGTGCGCAATCGTCAACGCACTGCTAACCGAACTGGACGCCCCCATCATGAGCACCACCCTGCACCTGCCCGCAGATGATCAGCCCATGACCGATGCTTACGACATTCGTCAATTACTGGAAAGTCAGCTGGACCTGGTTATTGATGGCGGCTACCGGGACGGCATCCCAACCACTGTGGTCAGCCTGTTAGAAGACACACCTGAAATCTTGCGGGAAGGTAAAGGTGATAGCACCCTGTTTTCTGCCTGA
- the tnpA gene encoding IS200/IS605 family transposase, which produces MSAHNKDLLKGYLRKRHSVTKLVVHLVFTTKYRRKLFDGYMIKQLRESFESACEKLECQLLEMDGEKDHVHLLVAYPPKLAISVMVNNLKSTSSRRLRMLNTHLTAQSKAGLMWSRSYFACSAGGATIETLKDYVNSQSTPD; this is translated from the coding sequence GTGAGCGCACACAATAAAGATTTGCTTAAAGGGTATCTTCGCAAACGACATAGCGTTACCAAGCTGGTTGTTCATTTGGTGTTCACGACAAAGTACAGGCGAAAGCTTTTTGATGGCTATATGATCAAGCAGTTACGGGAGTCGTTCGAGAGTGCATGTGAAAAACTGGAATGCCAGTTACTTGAAATGGATGGCGAAAAAGATCACGTACACCTGTTGGTGGCCTACCCACCAAAACTGGCTATCAGTGTCATGGTAAATAATCTCAAATCAACATCATCAAGACGGTTGCGAATGCTGAATACCCACCTTACTGCTCAGAGCAAAGCAGGCTTAATGTGGTCAAGGTCTTACTTTGCTTGCAGTGCTGGCGGTGCAACTATCGAGACTCTGAAGGACTACGTTAATAGCCAGAGTACACCTGATTGA
- a CDS encoding WD40 repeat domain-containing protein, translating to MSLPWQDATDNKIRQASCVEVSNSGTFMVAGGRDGLIKIYNITDPKNPIEQSTIETGLTLTDVAISPDEKWVAFTGNGFSLMVYDLADLGNPKLLATEKTPGNKPGHRSISVAIAPDSKWLAVAGYALHHSLLLYDMEHPEKPALIPVPEEVKGPVSFVDISRDGKLMAMGTLGEDSGVIIYNVADPKKAEQADFIASNTSSCSGAFNPGKNELALDLGDKEIVLFTYRYDLANLGAAKPVEPDNQKSSESYIGFEPFALTITKAVFLVLQVLACFYYSTKKDKTQKLPI from the coding sequence ATGTCACTGCCATGGCAAGATGCTACAGATAATAAAATTCGACAGGCCAGCTGCGTTGAAGTTAGTAACAGCGGAACCTTCATGGTCGCAGGAGGAAGGGACGGATTAATCAAGATTTATAATATCACCGACCCAAAAAACCCAATAGAACAGTCAACTATAGAAACAGGCCTCACACTAACCGATGTCGCCATCAGCCCTGATGAGAAGTGGGTGGCTTTTACCGGCAATGGTTTCAGCCTTATGGTCTATGACCTGGCTGACCTGGGCAACCCCAAACTTCTGGCTACTGAAAAGACGCCGGGGAATAAACCTGGTCACAGGTCTATTAGTGTGGCGATCGCCCCTGACTCAAAATGGCTTGCCGTGGCGGGTTATGCATTGCATCATTCGCTCCTCCTTTATGATATGGAGCACCCGGAAAAGCCAGCCCTGATACCCGTTCCGGAAGAAGTTAAAGGACCAGTGTCTTTTGTTGATATTAGTCGTGACGGGAAGCTGATGGCCATGGGAACCCTTGGTGAAGACTCTGGAGTCATTATTTATAATGTCGCTGACCCAAAAAAAGCAGAACAAGCTGATTTCATAGCTTCAAACACAAGCTCCTGCAGTGGTGCATTCAACCCCGGGAAAAATGAGCTGGCCCTTGACCTGGGAGATAAAGAAATCGTGTTATTCACCTACCGTTATGATCTTGCGAACCTTGGCGCAGCGAAACCAGTTGAGCCTGATAATCAAAAATCGTCTGAATCATATATTGGCTTTGAACCGTTTGCACTCACTATTACGAAAGCTGTCTTTTTGGTGCTTCAAGTCTTGGCATGCTTTTACTACTCTACGAAAAAAGATAAAACCCAAAAACTTCCGATCTAA
- a CDS encoding segregation and condensation protein A: MRGARKGDSPMTTTETVADNSTPDSSMPDNTTPDNQPPAQTDALDLNEASEAALEHRIMVMGQPMAKLPDDLYIPPEALEVFLDAFEGPLDLLLYLIKRNNMDILNIQVYTITQQYMKYVELMESSQFELAAEYLVMAATLAEIKSRMLLPRVTEDEEEEEDPRAELIRRLQEYERFKQAAEDIDDLPRLNRNIYLASAEPPNVDLERPNPDVDLKEIMLALGEVLRRADMYEHHQIEQEALSTRERMSQVLSQLSSDRFTPFVALFRVDEGRLGVVVTFMAVMELIKESLIELIQNEPYGPIHVKARID, from the coding sequence ATGAGAGGAGCCCGAAAAGGTGATAGTCCGATGACCACGACGGAAACCGTGGCTGACAATTCAACACCAGACAGCTCAATGCCAGACAATACGACGCCGGACAATCAACCACCGGCGCAGACTGATGCCCTTGATTTGAATGAAGCATCAGAAGCCGCTCTGGAACACCGTATTATGGTCATGGGGCAGCCCATGGCCAAACTGCCTGACGACCTCTACATACCTCCTGAAGCGCTGGAAGTATTTCTGGATGCCTTTGAAGGACCGCTAGACCTGTTGCTGTACCTGATCAAACGCAACAACATGGATATTCTCAATATTCAGGTCTACACCATTACCCAGCAGTACATGAAATACGTTGAGCTGATGGAATCGTCACAGTTTGAGCTGGCGGCAGAATACCTGGTGATGGCAGCCACCCTGGCTGAAATCAAATCCAGAATGCTGTTACCTCGTGTCACTGAGGATGAGGAAGAAGAGGAAGACCCCAGGGCGGAACTGATCCGGAGGCTGCAAGAGTACGAACGTTTCAAGCAGGCAGCGGAAGATATTGATGACCTGCCAAGACTGAATCGTAACATCTATCTCGCCAGCGCCGAGCCACCTAATGTTGATCTGGAACGTCCGAATCCCGACGTGGACCTGAAAGAGATCATGCTGGCTCTGGGCGAAGTGCTGCGCCGGGCGGATATGTACGAACACCACCAGATCGAGCAGGAAGCCCTGTCGACCCGCGAACGTATGAGCCAGGTGTTGTCACAGCTGTCTTCTGACCGCTTTACCCCCTTTGTCGCCCTGTTCCGGGTGGATGAAGGACGGCTGGGGGTTGTCGTAACCTTTATGGCAGTGATGGAACTGATCAAGGAATCCCTGATCGAACTGATACAAAATGAACCTTACGGCCCGATTCACGTGAAGGCCAGGATTGACTGA
- a CDS encoding WD40 repeat domain-containing protein, whose product MSMPMIMGAFLLLGAITTGSQANPASQRTLLPTKASPSTGFSLEEKGKIDFSDDIKLPSYSYVKAMTFSPDSRYLNTGIRFSTKESDKVAKGGEKPYHFEYGGRYITYDIGQINHPVEVEKTAIRHSFNYDNSFTPDGRHLVRIDEVGQIVIHNVEDIKHPAHVMTLPWQNSIDDNKTTQASCVKVSSSGTFMVAGGRDGLIQIYNISDPKKPIKQSVIETDYTLTDVAISPDEKWMAFTGNGFRLMVYDLADLSNPKLLATEKMPGDKPGHWSISVAIAPDSKWLAVAGYTFRHSLLLYDMQHPQKPVLTTVPEEITRPVSFVDISRDGKLMALGTLGKDSGVTIYNVADPKEVKKADFIAANTGSCSGAFNPGKNELALDLGDKEIGLFTYRYDLSSLGAEKPVEPDNPHLSKSYAIFQESVIVIMSVAAAVLLTVTGIAIHHFATRNKLKKLPL is encoded by the coding sequence ATGAGCATGCCTATGATCATGGGAGCTTTTTTGTTGCTTGGAGCCATAACAACTGGCTCTCAGGCAAACCCAGCCTCTCAAAGAACTCTGCTCCCCACAAAGGCATCCCCTTCAACCGGCTTCAGTCTGGAGGAAAAAGGCAAAATTGACTTTAGTGATGACATCAAGCTTCCATCTTATAGCTACGTTAAAGCGATGACGTTTTCCCCGGATAGCCGGTATCTCAACACCGGAATTCGGTTTTCAACAAAAGAAAGTGACAAAGTGGCAAAAGGCGGAGAGAAACCGTACCATTTTGAGTACGGGGGTCGCTACATCACCTACGACATCGGCCAGATCAACCACCCCGTCGAAGTTGAAAAAACAGCCATCAGACATAGTTTTAATTACGACAACAGCTTTACACCCGATGGACGGCATCTGGTAAGAATTGACGAAGTCGGTCAAATTGTTATTCATAACGTAGAAGACATAAAACACCCGGCCCATGTCATGACACTGCCATGGCAAAATTCAATAGATGATAATAAAACCACACAAGCCAGTTGCGTTAAAGTCAGCAGCAGCGGAACCTTCATGGTCGCAGGAGGAAGGGACGGATTAATCCAGATTTATAATATCAGCGACCCAAAAAAACCAATAAAACAGTCAGTTATAGAAACAGACTACACACTGACGGATGTCGCCATCAGCCCTGATGAAAAGTGGATGGCTTTTACCGGTAATGGCTTCAGGCTTATGGTCTATGACCTGGCTGACCTGAGCAACCCAAAACTTCTGGCTACTGAAAAGATGCCGGGAGATAAACCTGGTCACTGGTCTATCAGTGTGGCTATCGCCCCTGACTCAAAATGGCTTGCCGTGGCGGGTTATACATTTCGTCATTCGCTCCTCCTCTACGATATGCAGCATCCCCAAAAGCCAGTTCTGACAACCGTTCCGGAAGAAATAACAAGACCAGTGTCTTTCGTTGATATTAGTCGTGACGGGAAGCTGATGGCGTTGGGAACCCTTGGTAAAGACTCTGGAGTCACTATTTATAATGTCGCTGACCCGAAAGAAGTAAAGAAAGCTGATTTTATAGCTGCAAACACAGGCTCCTGCAGTGGTGCATTCAACCCCGGGAAAAATGAGCTGGCCCTTGACCTGGGAGATAAAGAAATCGGGTTATTCACCTACCGTTATGATCTTTCGAGTCTTGGCGCAGAGAAGCCTGTTGAGCCTGACAATCCACATTTATCTAAATCATATGCTATCTTCCAAGAGTCTGTAATCGTTATTATGTCTGTTGCCGCTGCTGTGCTATTAACCGTGACAGGCATTGCCATACACCATTTCGCGACAAGAAATAAACTCAAAAAACTTCCGCTCTAA
- a CDS encoding WD40 repeat domain-containing protein, with protein MSMPMMMGAFLLLGAITTGSQAKPASQTTPLSAETPPSTAFILTKQGKINFSSDIDLDLPPYEHVRAMTFSPDGRYINTGVRFTTKESNKVVRDAEELHDIQYGSEYITYDISQLNQPVQAEKTAVRHNFNYDNSFTSDGRHLVRIDVNGQIVIENVEGMKHPSYVMSLPWQDATENKIRQASCVKVSSSGTFMVAGGRDGLIQIYNISDPKKPIKQSVIETDYTLTDVAISPDEKWVAFTGNGFSLMVYDLADLSNPKLLATEKMPGNKPGHRSISVAIAPDSKWLAVAGYALHHSLLLYDMEHPEKPVLIPVPEEVKRPVSFVDISRDGKLMAMGTLGEGAGVTIYNVADPKKAKEVYFIAAKTNSYGGAFSPVKDQLTLDLGDQEIVLFTYSSSPAGPAEARPRPNYIKPYPQNRTESPFAVDWNIVALLYVVGLVSSIISVGCQYWSSKEEYELRKIAPI; from the coding sequence ATGAGCATGCCTATGATGATGGGAGCATTTTTGTTGCTTGGAGCCATAACAACTGGCTCTCAGGCAAAACCAGCCTCTCAAACAACTCCGCTTTCTGCAGAGACACCCCCTTCAACCGCCTTCATACTGACGAAACAAGGCAAAATCAACTTTAGTAGTGACATCGACCTCGACCTGCCACCTTATGAACACGTTAGAGCGATGACATTTTCCCCGGATGGCCGATATATCAACACCGGGGTTCGGTTTACAACAAAAGAAAGCAACAAAGTGGTAAGAGACGCAGAGGAACTGCACGACATTCAGTACGGTAGCGAGTACATCACCTACGATATCAGTCAGCTCAACCAGCCTGTACAAGCTGAGAAAACAGCCGTCAGGCATAATTTTAATTACGACAACAGCTTCACATCCGATGGGCGGCACCTGGTAAGAATTGACGTCAATGGTCAGATTGTTATTGAAAACGTAGAAGGCATGAAACACCCGTCTTATGTCATGTCACTGCCATGGCAAGATGCTACAGAGAATAAAATTCGACAAGCCAGCTGCGTTAAAGTCAGCAGCAGCGGAACCTTCATGGTCGCAGGAGGAAGGGACGGATTAATCCAGATTTATAATATCAGCGACCCAAAAAAACCAATAAAACAGTCAGTTATAGAAACAGACTACACACTGACGGATGTCGCCATCAGCCCTGATGAGAAGTGGGTGGCTTTTACCGGCAATGGTTTCAGCCTTATGGTCTATGACCTGGCTGACCTGAGCAACCCCAAACTTCTGGCTACTGAAAAGATGCCGGGGAATAAACCTGGTCACAGGTCTATTAGTGTAGCTATCGCCCCTGACTCAAAATGGCTTGCTGTGGCGGGTTATGCATTGCATCATTCGCTCCTCCTTTATGATATGGAGCACCCGGAAAAGCCAGTTCTGATACCCGTTCCAGAAGAAGTTAAAAGACCAGTGTCTTTTGTTGACATTAGTCGTGACGGGAAGTTGATGGCCATGGGAACCCTTGGTGAAGGCGCTGGAGTCACTATTTATAATGTCGCTGACCCGAAAAAAGCAAAGGAAGTTTATTTTATAGCTGCAAAAACAAACTCTTACGGTGGGGCATTCAGCCCTGTGAAAGACCAGCTAACTCTTGATTTGGGTGATCAGGAGATCGTGTTATTTACCTACAGTTCTAGCCCTGCGGGTCCTGCCGAAGCGAGGCCGAGGCCGAATTACATTAAGCCTTATCCTCAAAATCGAACAGAATCCCCTTTCGCTGTAGATTGGAATATTGTTGCTCTTTTGTACGTTGTTGGCCTTGTTTCCTCAATTATCTCAGTTGGCTGTCAATACTGGTCTTCGAAAGAAGAATATGAACTCAGGAAAATTGCTCCTATCTGA
- a CDS encoding YopT-type cysteine protease domain-containing protein, giving the protein MKMQDLVRQFKGIPVWEFSQSSLREHFRKQGVGGLCNSLSISWINYHAHNDSLANHLKQPDINSQDYLVLQHMIFLQDTLQKKGPLDSSMVWLVMHGMVLLNIGYGATDSPDSEYRIITTLAKEYNCYALISFGLKDYARKRSKLHAVAAWLGGPDPVKGDVCFFEPNYGEFWFESKQDFFSFFPVYYQLHRTTHGQSGVLLRDRVKMEYSSVVICALSSTAL; this is encoded by the coding sequence ATGAAAATGCAGGATCTGGTCAGACAGTTTAAGGGCATTCCTGTTTGGGAATTCAGTCAAAGTAGTTTACGAGAACACTTCCGGAAACAAGGGGTCGGCGGTCTATGCAATAGCCTGAGTATCAGCTGGATAAACTATCATGCCCATAACGACAGTCTGGCCAATCATCTGAAGCAACCGGATATTAATAGTCAGGATTATCTTGTACTACAGCATATGATTTTTTTGCAGGACACTTTACAAAAAAAGGGCCCCCTTGATAGCTCAATGGTATGGTTAGTAATGCATGGCATGGTACTTCTGAACATAGGTTACGGTGCTACTGACAGCCCGGATAGTGAATACCGTATTATCACCACTCTTGCAAAGGAATATAACTGCTACGCCCTGATTTCTTTTGGTCTGAAAGATTACGCCCGGAAGAGGTCTAAACTCCATGCTGTTGCCGCCTGGCTTGGAGGCCCTGATCCTGTCAAGGGAGATGTCTGTTTTTTTGAACCGAATTACGGAGAGTTCTGGTTCGAAAGTAAACAGGACTTTTTCTCTTTTTTCCCTGTGTATTACCAGTTGCATCGCACAACGCATGGTCAGAGTGGAGTCTTGCTCAGAGATCGGGTAAAGATGGAATACTCCAGCGTTGTGATTTGTGCGCTATCGAGCACTGCATTGTAG